From Paracoccus sediminicola:
AGGCCCTGGTGGCCGCGGGACTGAGGCGCGGATACGCCGCTCCTGCCCCGTCGACACTGGATCGCCGCATCGCAAGCTGGCGTGCCTTCCACCGGATGAAGAACCTTCGCTCTCCCTTTGACGCGCCGCTGATCAAGGAAGCCCGCATCAAGGCGCGGCGGGCCGTGGCCCGGCCGCGCCAGCGCAAATCCGAAAACCCGATCACTCGCGAGGTGCTGAGGGCGATGCTGGCGACCTGCCGCACCGGCGTGAGGCGCGACCTGCGAGATCACGCCGCCCTGGCGCTGGCCTGGGCCAGCGGCGGGCGCCGGCGCTCCGAGGTCACGGCGCTGAATCTCGACGATATCGACGCCCGGCCAATGGCGGAGCGCGGGCTGATCCGTATTCGCCTCTTGCACACCAAGACTACCACGCTCGATCAGGCTCCCTGGCTGCCGCTGAAAGGGTTTCCGGCACGCTCGGTGCTGGCCTGGATCGAGGCCGCCGGAATCATCGGTGGGCCGCTCTTCCGTCCGGTCAGCCAAGCCGACCGGGTGCTGAAACGTCGCCTGACGCCGGGCGGGTTCCGTGAGATCGTCGCCCATCGCCTAGAACTGGCCGGCTATCCACGGGACTTTGCCAGCCCGCACGGTTTGCGCGCGGGATTCCTGACGCAGGCGGCGCTGGATGGCGCGCCGCTCGCCGCCGCCATGCAGCTGTCGCTGCACCGCGATCCCGGCCAGGCACAGGCCTATTACGCCGATGTCGAAATCACCGATAACCCCGCCGCGAACCTGCTGGGGGACTAGAATTGCTTGGGTACGATGCTCATACGCGCCTGTGCGGTCGCCTTTCGGTCAAAGCTGAAGACCTCGCCAAAACCTGCCTCATGGCCCGCAAGCGCAATCATGTGATCCGAAAACCCCGCTCCGCCTTGCCGGTAGCGCTCGACCGCCCGTCCGACGCGCTCTGCCGCTTCGACGACGATCTCGCGCGCTGACAAAAGCCCGTCGACCTCACCCGCGATCTCGGATCGCGACAGCCCATAGGCGCGCTCGAGCACCCAGACCAGTTCCACCATCACCTCGCGGCACGGCATTGCCAAGCTGTTGTTTCGTGAAAGCCCTGCTACAGGATTTCGAATGAAAATGCCATCATCCTTGGGGTCCCAAAGACGCCGCTTGATCTGAAGAATTGGGCCCGACATCGTTCGGGCCCAGCACCCGCAAGTCGATCTTGAACGCGTTCAAGATTAGATCGTTTTGCACCTCACCG
This genomic window contains:
- a CDS encoding tyrosine-type recombinase/integrase codes for the protein MSQLQPLPLPSSLTPADQDALTDLFRRGTAENTLRAYEQDLAYIGAWKAAAFGAALAWPEEEEVALRFILDHARDLRDATGPAREAAEALVAAGLRRGYAAPAPSTLDRRIASWRAFHRMKNLRSPFDAPLIKEARIKARRAVARPRQRKSENPITREVLRAMLATCRTGVRRDLRDHAALALAWASGGRRRSEVTALNLDDIDARPMAERGLIRIRLLHTKTTTLDQAPWLPLKGFPARSVLAWIEAAGIIGGPLFRPVSQADRVLKRRLTPGGFREIVAHRLELAGYPRDFASPHGLRAGFLTQAALDGAPLAAAMQLSLHRDPGQAQAYYADVEITDNPAANLLGD
- a CDS encoding PIN domain-containing protein, translating into MPCREVMVELVWVLERAYGLSRSEIAGEVDGLLSAREIVVEAAERVGRAVERYRQGGAGFSDHMIALAGHEAGFGEVFSFDRKATAQARMSIVPKQF